The Spea bombifrons isolate aSpeBom1 chromosome 4, aSpeBom1.2.pri, whole genome shotgun sequence genome segment TATCATAAAATGACAAATGAAATCAAGTTTGTgaataatattgaaatatttgaatgatgACAAGATCCTTAACGCACTTatgttgaaaaaatatatggattgaccaggaaaaagaaaaaaaagatcagtGTCAATGGAATCacagatctttttttatttcatcactAGAAACCAGGGATACCGGAACTGCATTGTATCCTATGTACAAGGTAAACACTAGGTCGGACTAGCAGGTGGGTAGAGCTCAGCGCGGTCTATCAACAAAACCTTACGTGGCCCCGATAGTAGTAGAACTATAGCTTGTAGAAAAGAAGACAGGTTCCAGGAAAGGTGAGGTAAGCTGTAATTGAGTGAGTTTGAGTGAGGGAGATATACCCATAAAATAAGCCGTAGCAGGATTTCTAAGCATTTGCTCCATATAAGCCATACCCGAAAATAAGACATAGTGATAGGCGTGGCTATGCAATGAGGCATAGAGGGAGGAGACATAGAAAGTGAAAGTAAAAGTCTCCTCAGTGAAGTGAGGAGCAGGGGGAAGAAATAAAGCTGTGGCTGCCATTTTACTCAGCACTGTGAGTTTCTCTCCCCCAGCACCAACCAGCAACAGTCTGTGGGTCTCTCTCAATTTCCACAAACAACAGTAAAGTTGCTGCTCCCCAGCACTGACCAGCAACAGTCTGTGGGTCTCTCTCATCCCCCACAAACACCAGTAAAGCTGCTGCTCCCCAGCACTGACCAGCAACAGTCTGtgggtctctctcacccccccacAAATACCAGTAAAGCTGCTGCTCCCCAGCACTGACCAGCAACAGTCTGTGGGTCTCTCTCACCCCAAACACCAGTGGATAGGGGAAAAGCTTCAGCAAGCAGTCTGCTACTGAGCCCAGAGAAATCATCCCAGCTCCACGGTGCAGATTGGACCCAGTTCTCACTGGATCCCTGATAAATAAGCCAGCCCTTACACATCAGCTTTGCTGGCCTATCTCTGCTTTTCCTGAGTATCTGTACCCCCAGACAAGATGagtatatttgaataaatgtagattgttgtaccatacttaataaaaataagacatcccCTGAAAATAAGCCATAGTGTGTCTTCtcgaggaaaaataaatataagacagtgtcttatttTCGGGGGAAACACAGTAGTTTCTCTCACTAGaggatatgtttttattatttattagatgGAATGAAGGTTAAGTTTTAGTTCCTATTTGTTGTGTTGTCATTATCAACTGACATTGGAAAACTTTCTAAATTAACTGGTTTACATAAAAATCCATAGCATGGCAAATTTACTATTTACATTGTAgcttctatgtttctttttaaaagtaTAACATGCGAAAGTACTATATATCTTATACAAATTTAAAGGTATATTtgtacaaaattataaaaatgacttAAATAGAATAGCTCACCTGCACAAGATCATTAAAAGctgaattttcttttaaactttCGTTTCCGAGTCCAGAGTCATCAGCATCGATAAGATTTTCTACAGGGACATTTTGATTTGGCTTTAGGAAAGTAAATTCACTTTCACTTGAGTCCAGAGCCACACAAACATTGTATGTGTATGGCAAAGGCAAAGTTCCATTGTTATATTGGGAAAGTACTCTGGGATCTACTTGAGAATATATATTTGACCCAAATTCAGGAGAACGTTTTAGCTCTTTGCATTTTGGTATAAGTGTTAACATgatagttaaaacaaaaaataaggaaatcaGCACCAGAGCAATTACCAGAAACATATGCAAATAAGACTTAGAATCCTCATTACTGTTTGGATTATTGATTGCGGGAAATATCTGCTGAAAATTATTTGTGACAATGAAGCTCAATGTAGCTGttgcagagagagaggggactCCATTGTCCTTCACCAGAACCACTAGTTTGTGTTTTAACATATCTTTCTCCTGAAAAGAGCGTGATGTCCTGATTTCACCAGAGTGTTGACTGATGCTAAAGAAGGATGGTTCTGATACTTGTGTGAAATGATAAGAGAGCCAAGCATTGTGTCCGGAGTCAGCATCCATAGCAACCACCTTAGTTATTAAAGAACCTTCTTCTGTGGCCAATGGAACAACTTCAAAAAATGTTGAGCCACTACTTTCTGGTGATGGGTAGAGAATCTTTGGTGCGTTATCATTCTGATCCACAATATGGATTATTAATGTTGCATTACTACTAAGACGTGGGAAGCCACAGTCTGTAGCATTTATTTTGATTTGAAACTCCTTGTGTTGCTCATAATCAAATGACCGCTGAGCATAGATAACTCCAGTTTCTATATTAATGGAAAGGTAAGAGGATACAGAAAAGTCCTCAGTATAATTATTGGACATTGAATAAATTAGTTTTGCATTGTCTCCAGCATCCAGATCATAGGCCTGTATAGTATATATTGATGCTCCTGGTACGTTGTTTTCCAGGATATATGCATGATAAATAGTTTTTAGAAAAGCTGGTGCGTTGTCATTGATATCTGATATATCCAGTCTGATGATTTTCTTATTAGTAAGTGGAGGTGATCCTCTATCAGTGGCTAGCATTGTGATGTTGTAACTTGATATTTTCTCTCTATCCAAGGAAGTCGAGATAACAATACTATAGTAGCTTTCTGATGATAGCAAAAGTTCAAATGGTACACTTTCTACAATTCGACAGTCAACTTCTCCATTTTTTCCAGAGTCATGATCATGGACTTCAATTAGGGCTACAACTGTGTCAGGTGCTGAGTCCTCAGGAATAGGGGTAGATAGCATGGCAATGGATATCTCAGGCGCATTGTCATTTTCATCTATTACTTCAATTAACACCTTGGAATGGCCAACACGACCACCGCCATCCTTTGCTTCTACAGATAGTTCATAATGCTTTGATGTCTCAAAGTCTAAATTCCTATTAGTTCTGATTTCTCCAGTTGTAGGATTCATATTAAATGCATGTGTCTGAAGACCATTTCCAGATGTTTTGCCAAAAGAATATGTGATCTGTGCATTGATACCTTCATCTTCATCGGTTGCATTTATAAAAAGCACAGTAGAGTTGACGAGAGTATTTTCACTCACAATCACTCTGTATACTTCTTGAGAAAATATAGGAAAATTATCATTGAAATCAGAAACAATAATCTTTATAAGAACTGTTCCAGATCGGATGGGGTTTCCTCCATCTAGAGCGGTTAAAATGAATTCATGAATATGTTGTATCTCGCGATCTAAGGGTTTCTCTAAAATAAGTTCTGGGAATTTACTACCATCAGATCTGATTGTTTCACTTAGTGAAAAATGCTGATTATCACCGAGCTTGTAAGTTTGTACAGAATTAATACCAATATCTGGATCCTctgcattttgtaaaataaacctTGTTCCAGTTAAACTGAGTTCaattatttctaatttaatGGTTTCATGAAAAAATCTGGGGGAGTTATCATTAATATCCTGGATTTCTATGTTGATTTTAAACACATTCAAAGGATTTGCAACCACTGCATCAAAGGTAAGGAAGCAGGTAATTGCCGTTCCACAGagtatctctctatctatcctaTCCTTAACATACAAATTTCCATTTTCTAAAttgacataaaaatatttttctgaaacacGTGATGTAATGTGGAATCTTCTAAATGAGAGCTGCTTAATATCCAACCCAAGATCTTTGGCAATATTTGCTATAACAGAGTCTTTCTTCAtttcttcagctatggaataaTGAAGCTGACAATAGACAGAATGACAAAGatgaaataagaagaaaaatactACTTGCCATCTGATTCCCCTGCATTTTCCTGAATCCATGTTTCTTATCCCAGTCATTCTCAATATAACAGATTCCCATGAACTGTTTCCTTTTAAAGTATTTCAAATCCAACAGAGAAAAGTATATGAAATTCTAAATGCACTTTTGCAAGGAAAAAACCCcccagatatatatatcttgtgcTCTCTTTGATAGAGAAGCCAAAATGGTCGCATTTCTTTTTCCAgatctgtaatttgtgtgtgttagtgataGAAATACCAGTGGATCTCCAGCTCTACATTCTTCACCTTGTTGGTGAACAGCGGCGCTCAGAGGCGTAAATGTGGAACTACATGAACTGATTAAGATTTTTACCCACTTCAAGTATTTActgtaaataaaccaaatatccaatgaacattttaaaaatatcaaaaatgaaTTCATCAAATTAATCGTATTTAAAGGTCTATAAacctaataataattttaattataatccTATTTTTGTAACTGAATCACACTTACATCTTTCTGTATAAATACAAGAAAGCCCCAAACCAGCCTAAATCCAGTCATGGATTTGTTACACTAAATATGAAGACAAATTGTAGTGTAATCTGTGTTTAAAGTATCTAAAATTAttagaaaatgattattttacatatcttattttcttaattggtactaatatttttatgatgTATCTTCCAAAACATTCCACtgcttttaaagacatttttactcaagtgataattatttttagttCACAACCTTTAAATTTCCTTATCTGCCACCTAAATTGAGtggcatgctttatttcctaGGATCCAACTTTTTCTGGGACCTCTAAGTCCAACAAGAATCCAGTTAGTTCCATTCTAGTACTGCTTACTTGAAGTTCAATACAAATTTCACAGATAGATTGCCAGAGTGTCTCAACTCATGTCAAACGAGACAAAAACCTAATCAAATCACTGAGCATTAATATAGAATATTGCCAAACAACAGTGAAATTTTGTTAATGTCAGATACTGTATATGACatgtagccccccccccccccggttgtatcataaaattacaaacaaaatTAAGTTTTTTGATAATCTTGATATTTCTGAATGATGGTAAGATCCAGGTATCACAGATGCATTTTAAAAAGCGTGGCCCAATGTGACCCCTAACATGGGGTCTACCCACTTTGGCTGGGCGGTAGAGCTCAATGCTGTATATCAACACAATGTTATATGGCCCCTTAGTGGTAGCACTACAACTTGCAGAAAAGAAGACAGGCTCCAGGAAAGGTAATGTAAACTGTAATTAAGTGAGATTAAGTGAGATTGGATGGGTTTGAGTGTATGTCCATACCTATATGCAAATTAAATGTGGGGAAAAATGGGGTTACTTAGCTGCATTCAGATATCTCCATACAAGCAAGAGAAAAATTAAAGTACATAATTCACTGATTGAAAATGCATAGCCCTATCACCACAAAAACCTCATTTATAAGAATAGTATTTTAGGCACTGGTTTAATATACTTGACAAtatcatatctgggaactctctggatttCACCTGGAGACTAATGGTGAAGCGCCTTTTCCAGGCCTCACCTTCGTGTCACCACCCACTGACGTCAACGGGACCTCCTGCTCACAACCCACAAGGGGGTCTCTGGGTAACTGaagccagagagttcccaggtatggacaaaTATATGTTGGCTTCCACAAATAAATGACTGTGTATTTCAATTATTCTAGTGTGTCCGAGAATGCCACACTAATGAGATTGCATTAGTTTTTGTTTGTGGAAAGTGAACAACTCACCACTGACAAAAGCTTTTATATAAATTCTATTATAATTATTGATTACTTATTTGGTTTTTCatgcatttatatttcattCAATAGGGCTATATTCCATATATTATGCCATACCAGTTGTATAGTTATCAGTATAATATCTAACTCAATAACAATAACTCATGTATTGAAATTACTCACCTTGCTGCTAGTAACCTCATTTTCATTGAGACTTTCATTTCCAAGTCCTGAATTATCAGCATCAATAAGATTGTCCACAGGGATATTCTGGTTTGCCTTTAGGAAGGTAAATTCACTTTCACTTGAGTCTAAAGCCACACAAACATTGTAAGAGTATGGCATTGGCAATGTCCCATTACTATACTGGGAGAGCATACTTGGATCGACTTGTGTATATAAATTTGTCCCAAAGTTCTCAGAAGACTTCGGTTCTTTGCATTTTGAGATAAATGCTAACATAAtagtaagaataaaaaataatgaaatcaatactaaagcgaTTATTAAGTATATTTGCAAATCAGGTTTAGAATCTATATTGCTTAATTGGTCATTGAGTTTTGGAAGCATCTGTTGAAAATTATCTGCCACGATGAAGGTTAAAGTAACTGTAGATGATAATGATGGAAATCCATTGTCCTTCACCAGAACCACTACCTTATGCTTCATTATATCATCCTCCTGAAAGGTACTTGATATCCTAATTTCACCTGTATGTTGACTAATCCTGAAGTGAGATGGTTCTGATACTTGTATGAAATTATAAGAAAGCCAAGCATTGTGTCCGGAGTCAGCATCTACTGCAACAACCTTTGTTACTAAAGAATCTTGTTCAGAATACAAAGGAATCATCTCAAACAAAGATGAGCTACCACTGTCTGGTGATGGGTACAAGATCTTAGGTGGATTATCATTTAGATCCACAATATGAATTACTAATGTTGCATTGTTTGTTAGACATGGGGATCCACTATCCTTAGcaattatttgtattacaaACTCCTTGTGCTGCTCATAATCAAATGATCGCTGTGCGTAGAGGACACCTGTCTCTATGTTAATGGAAAGATAGGAGGATACTGATAAGTCTTCTGTATTTTTGCTGGACATTGAATAAATTACTTTAGCATTGTCTCCAATGTCCCGATCAACAGcttgtattctgtatattgaGATTCCAGGTAAATTATTTTCTGGCACATAGGCTGAATAAGTAGATTTTATAAATACGGGTGGATTGTCATTGACATCTGATATATCCAATCTGATTGTATTTTTACTGGAGAGTGGTAGAGATCCTCGGTCAGTGGCTAAAATTGTGATGTCGTAACTTGATACATTTTCTCTATCCATGTTCCCTGTGGTAACAATTCTGTAATAGCTTTCTGATGATAACAAAAGTTCAAAGGGTACTTCTCCCAAAATCTGACAGTCAACTTCTCCATTTGCTTCAGAGTCATGGTCATGAACTTCAATCAATGCTATCACCGTGCCAGGTGATGAATCCTCAGGAATTGGGCTAGATAGCATTGTAATAGAAATCTCAGGCGCATTGTCATTTTCATCTAATATTTCAATTAATACCTGGCAATGGGCAACAAGGCCACCTCCATCCTTTGCTTGTATAGACATTTCATAATTCCTTGTTGTCTCAAAGTCCAAAGCTACATTAGTTTTAATTTCCCCTTTTGTTGGATGGATAGTAAACATATCTATAATGCTTTTTCCAGAATTAATTCCAAAGGAATATGTAATCTGTGAGTTGATGCCTTCATCTTGGTCTGTTGCATTCACATAAAGCACAGTAGAATTTCTTGGAGTATTTTCACTTATGCTCACTTTATAGACTTCTTGTGTAAATATAGGGAAATTATCATTGACATCAGATACAATAATTCTTATTACAACAGTGCCAGATCTTGCAGGGTTTCCTCCATCTATTGCTGTTAAGATTAATTCATGACTACTTTGTGTCTCACGATCTAAAGGTTTCTCTAAGACAAGCTCTGGAAATTTAATGCCATCAGTTCTGGtcttttcatttaatataaaatgctgATTATCACTCAGCTTGTATGCCTGTACAGAATTAATGCCAATATCTGGATCCACTGCATTTTCTAAAGCAAATTTTGTTCCAGTTAAACTGAGTTCAATCATTTCTAATTGAATGGTTTCATGAAAAAATCTGGGAGTGTTATCATTTATATCCTGAATTTCAATGTTgaccttaaatacatttaaggGATTTGCAACCACAGcatcaaaatttaaaaaacaggtAGCTGATGTTGCACACagtatctctctatctatcctgTCCTTAATATACAAGTTTCCATTttccacatttacataaaaatatttttcggaTACTCGTGAAACAATATGAAATCTTCGAAAAACAAGCTGCTTAATATCTAATCCAAGGTCTTTTGCAATATTGGATATAGCAGTATCTTTTCTTATTTCTTCAGCAATAGAATAATGAAGCTGACCAGAGACTGATTgacaaaaccaataaaaaaccAAGAGAAATATTACTTGCCAGTGTAATCCTTTGTATTTCATACAATCCCTTGTCTTGATATCAGCCATTCTCATGATCTTACAATGTTCAGGGCAGTTTGTGGTGGACTGTTAAATCCCCTTTTAGATGAAAATGTTGAAATACATTGTCTTCTGTTTGTGGATGAAGCAAAAatggctgtattttttttttcttacaggtcggtagtgtgtgttagtaattGAAATATCAGTGGATCACTAGCTCCAAGTTTTCTCCTTATGGTAAACAGCGGCGCCCAGAGGTAAAAATGTGGAACTGCACTATTCAGAAAATCTTTTTAGAGTATCCAGTATTTAGAATAATTAAACTGTATTCTTAGTGAAAAGTACTTTTAAAACTAAATCATTCTGTCTgaagtaagaaaataaaaatgtgctttaccaaaaaaaaaaagaatacattataGCAATATCAATGTATTAGTCCAAATATCTCTTACACACTATAAGTTAACGTGGCATTATGAATGGTTGTAAATGTAAATCTGAAATCTGAATGCTCTTAAGGCATGCTTTCCTTTAGCATTTACAGAAATTGATTACTATGAAAGCAACACGTCTATGCCTGTATGTACTTTTAGTTTTTCTACTTTTATTTCTTATCATCtactatttttgtatatgtatgcaCCCTAAGTGTTCCACTAATGCTTAATTTTACAGTTATCTAAGCCAAAGAAAACCTCCCagtaataacataaaataatagaaaccaACCAGGGTCAAGCAGTGCAACTGAGAAAGAAAACGAATCCTAGTTCCTCAGGATATAGAGGCCTGGtaagttaaataaaaactacaataaaaatatttctcaaaGTTTGCTTAATTTACACAGCACAtcttcacaaattatttttcagtaatattaataaattatgttaaaCAACAAAACTTAGATATAAGGATAAAAAccatataggtatatatatatatcatttataaccATACATGTTTATAGCTTATGGTActcatgatattttttttatatccaatgtttctttttttataatcacTGATAATTAAATTAAACTGACATTTAATTGCATTCCTAGTGTAAATACCATGACATTGAGTTACTGTTGGTCATCAACAAGgtattttcgtccacacaactgccgctcactggatattttctctttttcggaccatactctgtaaaccctagagatggttgtgcgtaaaaatcccagcccgtctggcaccaacaaccatgccaagttcaaagtcacttaaatcccctttcttccccattctgatgcttggtttgaacttcggcaagttgtcttgaccatgtctacattCCTAAATTcattgctgccatgtgattggctgattagctatttctgttaacaagcaatttagTTCTTGACAATGGCAGCTGGGATGCGATCACCAGTAGTCCCAAAGGTAGGGTTAATAATGGGAACAATGGCACCATATTTCAACCCTTGAAAAGGGGGTTAATTGTGCGTATTATGCCTGAgatttgtgtgtgtggtgtgtcaAGTAATAAATCACTCTAATTATTAAACACCATATACTTCCAGACATAGTTTATCACATATAACAGTAAGCAAGATCCAAAATTCATGCagttatatacatactgtatgcaATTCACTGGCGTTCATATACACATCGAGAATGTTCAAGATAAAATGAAGGTTTTATCACTAGGATGGTTGTATACTCcaacaccagtgtgtgtgtgtgcaaggtTTCATTTGTACAATGTAGTAAATGTAAATTGTGCATTCAGCTATACGTTTTATTTCTTACCAAACTGTATCTTTTAGAACTACCTACCTGATTGTTTTGTGCCAAACTGTCTTTCAGACTTTCATTATCAAGTCCTGATTCATCGGCATCAATTAGATTGTCCACGGGtacattttgatttgtttttagaaAAGTAAATTCACTTTCACTTGAATCCAGAGCAACACAAACATCATATGAGTACGGAAGAGCCAAAGTCCCGTTGTTGCATTGGGAAAAAATCCTAGGATCTACTTGAGTATACAGATTAGGCCCAAATGGGGGAGAAGTTTTTAGTTCTTTGCATTTTGTGATAACTGCTATCataatagttaaaataaaaaataaagaaataagcaCCAGAGCAATAACCAAATACATCTGCAAATTAGATGCCGGCTCTTCTTTGTTAAATGGATCGTTGAGTTTGGGAAGCATCTGTTGAAAATTGTCTGCAACAATAAAGCTTAATGTAACCGTGGCAGACAAAGAAGGGACCCCATTGTCCTTCACCATAACcactattttatgttttaaaacatcTTTCTCTTGAAACACACGTAAGGTCCTTATCTCACCGGTGTGCTGGCTAATACTAAAGTAAAATGGTTCTGATACTTGTAATAAATGATAAGAGAGCCAGGAATTATGTCCAGAATCTGCATCTACCGCAACTACCTTTGTTATTAGTAATCCTTGTTCTGTAGCCAAAGGAACCATTTCAAAGGATGCTGAACCATCATTTCCTGGAGAGGGGTACAATATTCTTGGTGCATTATCATTCTGATCCACTATATGTATGATTAATGTTGCATTGCTGCTCAGAGACGGGGATCCGCTGTCTTTGGCTGTTATATGGATTTTGAACTCCTTTTGCTGCTCATAATCAAATGGCCGCTGAGCATAGACAACGCCAGTCTCTATATTGATTGAAAGGTAAGATGACAccgaattattttctttttttgcacttGATATTGAATACGTTACTTTGGCGTTATCCCCAGCGTCAGGATCTGAAGCTTGTATACTGCAAAGCGAGGTTCCAGGTAAATTGTTTTCTGGCACATATGCAATATATGTAGATTTCACAAAAACTGGTGGATTGTCATTTACATCTGAAATATCCAATCTGATGGTTTTCTTGCTGAAGAGTGGTGGGGTACCTCGGTCAGTAGCTAATATTGTGATGTTATAATGCGATATTTTCTCTCTGTCTATTGCACGTGTTGTAACTATCCTGTAAAAATTAtcagatgataataataatttttttttttttattcattctcCGTTTATTAAACAGTGTAAAATACAGAGAACATGTACGACACAAAAGCATATACAATAAATGCCAGAAAGTAGCGcaccacgtcaaggcacacaggttcacaataaaaaaaaaaaaacatcaaagtgGTGCAAACGATACATACCAGGTCGTAACAAGAGTTCCCTGATTCAGAATAGAGAAAAGTAGGGGTGCCACCTGGCACATCCAGCTCAGCACCCAGAGGTAGAGCGGTGCATAAAACAAGGCATATGACGAAGGTGGCAAAAGGAGTTGAGGACATCGAATAAACGGAGccaaggaaaaggaaaaatacagagagaaaacaaaatcaaaccAAACAGCTCCGCAAACAGTTGCTCCGGGTAAGTACATGCGCCAAAAGCGAGGAGGCGACAAAACCGCCGCACATAGGGACGGCAGAAACAATGTGGAACTGACCTGCCGTTATCTAAAGCACATGAAGACCGAGATAATATATTCCGTATAAAAAGGAAGAAACCAAAAAGTAAACCCGGGACCCCAAAACGTCAACCCGCCCTACCTGTCACCATGGGAATGGAAGGGAACAGACACTAGGGAGGAGAACTGGGGGGAGGAGTAGCCGGAAGATACTGACCCAGAATGACCCTAAAGTCCGCGGAGGCAACAAATTcatgccaccaaaaccagcGCCTGGCATGCTGGTAACCCTTACCCCTGGAAGACCACACCAAGTCCTCCATGTGTTCAAGAAACTGCACCCTCTGGAGCCACAACGCGATCGGAGGAGGGGTGGGGGTACGCCAAAAAACGGGTATCACGGCCTTGGCCGCATTGAGGAGATGTACGGTGAGCGTGCGTTTATACGCCTGCGGTGAGAGCGAGGTAAGGTGCAACAAGGCTGCTTCTGGCTTAGCCAACAGATCCACGCCACCCACACGCTCCACTACCCGTAACACCACCTGCCAGAAGGGTCGAATCGCCGGACACAGCCACCATATGTGGTACAACGTCCCCCTGTCGGAACCGCACCTCCAACAAACTTCAGAGATTGAGGGGAAGAACCTGTGAAGGTCCACGGGTGTCCTATACCACCTCGTCAAAAGCTTGTATGAACACTCCTGTATTCTGCTGGAGATGGAGCCCCGATGAGTGGCAAAGAAAACCCCATCCCAGTCTTGGGGGGATGGCGCAACCGAAAGATCCCCCTCCCACAAGCTCAAAAAATAGGGTTTCGATCCAGAGGCCGAGTCCAACAGTAAGGCATAGAGTACAGAAAGCAGGTGCGGGGCTTCTTTAGAGGAGGTGCAAAGTGTCTCGAAAGCAGACAACGGCCGGAACAAAAGGGGAGTCTTGGGGATAGACAACACAAAGTGGCGGGCCTGAATATAAAACAGGAGTTCGGCCGGAGATAGGGATCGTTTACCATAAAAAATCTCGGCAGAAACAAACCTGCCGCCCACATATGCGGTGTGGAACCGTAAAACACGCCACGGGAGAGAGGGTTGTAAAGGTGACCGCTGGACAGACATACTGAGAGGAAAGTCAGGGTTAGGGACAATCGGATAGAGGGGACCAGGATTGGAGGACAAACCGCCCCCCTTCAAAATCCTGGTAAACACCCGCAGAGTAGCGCCGACAGTAAGCGACACCCCAGCCACAAAATGCCTCTTGGGCTCTAGTAACCAAGGAAGGCAAGAAAGAGAGATACCCACCAACGATTCCTCAATCTCCAGCCATTGCTTAGGGACCATAAGGGACCACTCCACAATTCTGCGGAGGTGGGCTGCCTGCCAATATTTCTCCAAATCCGGCAACCCCAAACCCCCCTTGAGTTTTGGTCGAATTAAGTGGGCATGGGAGAGTCTAGGAGACCGAGAGCACCAAACATAAGAGCGAAAAACCCGGTGACAGGCCTTAAAAAACGAACGaggaagaaaaatgggcagggtcTGGAAGAGGTATAGGAATCTGGggagaatattcattttaacaacGGCCACCCTACCAAACCAAGAGACGTGTGCGTAATCCCACCTCCGCAGGTCAGACGAAACAGAGGTAAGTAAAGGGGTAAAGTTCAATGAAAAAAGCAGGGAAAGGTCCCCAGGAATCCGCAAACCCAGGTAAGTAAGGGCACGGGCACACACCCTGAACGGAAAATGACGCGACAAGTCCGCCAGCAAGTCCGCCGGGACATTGCAGCACAGCATCTCAGACTTAGCgagattaattttataattggagAGCGAACCAAAGGTTCGCAACTCCTGCAGCAAGTAGGAGAGGGAAGCCATAGGGTCAGTATTGATACACAACATGTCATCTGCGTAAACCGCCAGTTTATGTTGAACCCCAGCCACAGAAATGCCCGAGATGGAAGCGTTTGCCCGGATAGCGTTTGCCAAGGGCTCCATCCCCAGCACAAAGAGCAGAGGCGAGAGTGGGCAGCCCTGCCTAGTGCCATTCGACAGAGTGACCTGGCGCGACACAAGCCCGTTAACCTTAATCAACGCCGTAGGGTCATGATATAAGGCCCCAACCCAACCAAGAAAGTGACGGCCAAGTCCCAGACGTTCCAGGACACGAAAGAGGTAAGGCCAGGCCACCCTGTCGAAAGCTTTCTCC includes the following:
- the LOC128492871 gene encoding protocadherin gamma-B1-like isoform X11, with protein sequence MRMADIKTRDCMKYKGLHWQVIFLLVFYWFCQSVSGQLHYSIAEEIRKDTAISNIAKDLGLDIKQLVFRRFHIVSRVSEKYFYVNVENGNLYIKDRIDREILCATSATCFLNFDAVVANPLNVFKVNIEIQDINDNTPRFFHETIQLEMIELSLTGTKFALENAVDPDIGINSVQAYKLSDNQHFILNEKTRTDGIKFPELVLEKPLDRETQSSHELILTAIDGGNPARSGTVVIRIIVSDVNDNFPIFTQEVYKVSISENTPRNSTVLYVNATDQDEGINSQITYSFGINSGKSIIDMFTIHPTKGEIKTNVALDFETTRNYEMSIQAKDGGGLVAHCQVLIEILDENDNAPEISITMLSSPIPEDSSPGTVIALIEVHDHDSEANGEVDCQILGEVPFELLLSSESYYRIVTTGNMDRENVSSYDITILATDRGSLPLSSKNTIRLDISDVNDNPPVFIKSTYSAYVPENNLPGISIYRIQAVDRDIGDNAKVIYSMSSKNTEDLSVSSYLSINIETGVLYAQRSFDYEQHKEFVIQIIAKDSGSPCLTNNATLVIHIVDLNDNPPKILYPSPDSGSSSLFEMIPLYSEQDSLVTKVVAVDADSGHNAWLSYNFIQVSEPSHFRISQHTGEIRISSTFQEDDIMKHKVVVLVKDNGFPSLSSTVTLTFIVADNFQQMLPKLNDQLSNIDSKPDLQIYLIIALVLISLFFILTIMLAFISKCKEPKSSENFGTNLYTQVDPSMLSQYSNGTLPMPYSYNVCVALDSSESEFTFLKANQNIPVDNLIDADNSGLGNESLNENEVTSSKQAQPNTDWRFSQAQRPGPSGAQPTEEAGVWPNNQFETERLQAMILASANEAAEGSSALGGGTGTMGLSARYGPQFTLQHVPDYRQNIYIPGTTSTLTNAAGKRDGKAAAPSGGNKKKSGKKDKK
- the LOC128492871 gene encoding protocadherin gamma-B1-like isoform X10, with product MTGIRNMDSGKCRGIRWQVVFFFLFHLCHSVYCQLHYSIAEEMKKDSVIANIAKDLGLDIKQLSFRRFHITSRVSEKYFYVNLENGNLYVKDRIDREILCGTAITCFLTFDAVVANPLNVFKINIEIQDINDNSPRFFHETIKLEIIELSLTGTRFILQNAEDPDIGINSVQTYKLGDNQHFSLSETIRSDGSKFPELILEKPLDREIQHIHEFILTALDGGNPIRSGTVLIKIIVSDFNDNFPIFSQEVYRVIVSENTLVNSTVLFINATDEDEGINAQITYSFGKTSGNGLQTHAFNMNPTTGEIRTNRNLDFETSKHYELSVEAKDGGGRVGHSKVLIEVIDENDNAPEISIAMLSTPIPEDSAPDTVVALIEVHDHDSGKNGEVDCRIVESVPFELLLSSESYYSIVISTSLDREKISSYNITMLATDRGSPPLTNKKIIRLDISDINDNAPAFLKTIYHAYILENNVPGASIYTIQAYDLDAGDNAKLIYSMSNNYTEDFSVSSYLSINIETGVIYAQRSFDYEQHKEFQIKINATDCGFPRLSSNATLIIHIVDQNDNAPKILYPSPESSGSTFFEVVPLATEEGSLITKVVAMDADSGHNAWLSYHFTQVSEPSFFSISQHSGEIRTSRSFQEKDMLKHKLVVLVKDNGVPSLSATATLSFIVTNNFQQIFPAINNPNSNEDSKSYLHMFLVIALVLISLFFVLTIMLTLIPKCKELKRSPEFGSNIYSQVDPRVLSQYNNGTLPLPYTYNVCVALDSSESEFTFLKPNQNVPVENLIDADDSGLGNESLKENSAFNDLVQQAQPNTDWRFSQAQRPGPSGAQPTEEAGVWPNNQFETERLQAMILASANEAAEGSSALGGGTGTMGLSARYGPQFTLQHVPDYRQNIYIPGTTSTLTNAAGKRDGKAAAPSGGNKKKSGKKDKK